The sequence ctagaagctaggactacaggcacgcgccaccacacccagctaattttttctatttttagtagtgacagggtttcgccatgttgcctaggctggtcttgaactcctgagctcaagtgatcagcccacctcagcctcccaaagtgctaggattacgggcgtgaggcactgtgcctggcccaccaaTTTGTattagatgtttttattttagtctcgctctgtcacccaggctggaatgcagtggtgtgatcttggctcactgcaacgtctgcctcccaggttcaagtgattctcctgcctcagcctcccaagcagctgggactacaggtgcgtgccaccatgcctgactaattttttgtatttttagtagagacggggtttcaccatgttggccaggctggtactcctggactcaagtgatcctccctcctcagcttcccaaagtgctgagattaccagcGTGAACCACCCCACCTGGCTGATAGTAGATCATTTTTTACAAAACTTGAAAATAACTTCCATTAAAGCCTGAGATGTGACAGaccttaagaaatgtattttttggtCATGGAAGGGATGAAGAGGATCTCCTGGTCTCCTGCTGCTGACACAGGCTCCACATAACTGTTTTCACAGCCAGCATCCTGTCTTAGGGACACATAGAGGTGATAGTCCAAGGCTGTGTCTGGGATGCGAAGAAGATGAAAAGACTTCTCAGGAAGAGTCACAAGAGAGGGGAGGCCGTAGCAGCACAATGTATAAGGTAAAAGTGACTAATTCTGGTTTTCTTTCCAGCTGCAGTGACTGCCACTTCTCCTCCCACACCTGGGCACTACCATGTTCTCTACCGAGGGTGTGGAGAAACTCAGGTAGGCTGGCATGGGGAGACGTACTGCCTGGTTGGTGGCTACCGGGCCCATGGGGATGCTCCTTTGGCCACCCCAAcaaaggctgaagcagagaaGCCAGCCCCTAGCCGTGCTCCCAAGAGACGTCAAGCTACGACAGAGTCAGATAAAGACCTGGGTTGCTCTAGCCCCAAAATTCAGTGCTTGGAGCATAGTGGCAGGAGACTGACCCCACAGAAGCTTGCTGGCTGAGCCATTTGGGAGAAACGACAAATGTTTAGCTGTCTAAGACAGCTAATGCCTCTTCTGTGGTGACCTCCCCTGCCCACCACTGCAGATAGAGCCTGAGTCATTCTACCTAAGCCTTCCTCATCCAGAAGCCCCTTCCTCATCCAGAAGCCCCCTTCCATGCTAACTACCCATGGGCAAGGAGCCTCAGAAACTGTGGTTTAAAATGAGAGGTTGCTTTGAACATCCCAAGGCTGAAGCCGGCCTGGAAGAAAACCTGATGTTCCTCTACTCAACTCTCCAGAGTCCCTTTttgggcagaagaaagaaatagtcTGCACTCTGCTAGCCGCGGAGCCAAGTGCAGAGAGGGAGTGCAGCATAGCCCAGTAAGGGCCTGGTCTACCAGATGGGCTTTTGCTTTGAGTCACTGCCAGCAACTACCAGCACAAACCAGGAGGGCCAGGACTTGCTGAAACTGGAAGCAGCAGCCCATGGCTAGTCACAGCAGGAGAAAGCCTCCTGCTTGGCATCTCAGGAGGTAGAAGAAAGAGACCTGGGGAGACCTGCCACCTACAGCAAGAACAATAAGGAGGAAGTTGAGCAACATCCTCCTGAAGCTCACGTGTTCCTTCATTTCCTGCCCATTATGGCCCCAGTGAGGTCCCTACTGctcaattaaacaaaaaaagattaaaaaattatttttccataacAATGTTTGACTtgatcatctttctttctttttttttttttttttttttggacggagtctcgctctgtcacccaggctggagtgcagtggcactatctcggctcactgcaagctccacctcccgggttcacgccattctcctgcctcagcctccctggtagctgggactacaggcgcctgccaccacgcccagctaatttttgtatttttagtagagacggggtttcaccatgttggccaggatggtctcgatcctgacctcaagatctgcccacgttggcctcccaaagtcctgggattacaggtgtgagtcaccacgcccagcttctttctcttcttcttccttcgtctttcttctttcttctccttctcctccttcttcttcctcttcttcctcttttctctctctctctctttcttagacggggtcttggccaggcacagtggctcactcctgtaatccctgcactttggtaggctgaggcagtggatcacctgaggtcaggagtttgagaccagcctggccagcacaatgaaaccccatcttactaaaaatacaaaaattggccaggcgtggtggctcacgcctgatctcagcactttgggaggccgaggcgggcggatcacgaggttaggagatcgagaccatcctgactaacatggtgaaaccccgtctctactgaaaatacaaaaaaaattagctgggcatggtgacaggtgcctgtagtcccagttactcggaaggctgaggcaggagaatggtgtgaacccaggaggcggagcttgcagtgagccgagatcaccccactgcgctccagcctgggcaacagagggagactctgtctcaaaaaaaaaaaaaaaaaaaaaaaaagaccctgtctctacaaattttaaaagaaaagtactGTTAACTTTTATAAGGGTCATAATGGTATGGTAATtgccatttatttatatatttattttattttatttttcggaAACAGGGTtttagtatgttgcccaggctggcctcaaactccttggctcaagcaatccacctgtttcagcctcccaaatagctaggactacaggaatggCCCAGTGCACCTGGCTTAtagttgtcttttaaaaagagccattaccatttatttatttatttagagacagagtctttctcttgtcgcccaggctggagtgcagtggcacgaactcagctctctgcaatctctgcctcctgggttcgagcagttctcctgtctcagactcctgagtagctgggattataggcgccctccacgacacccggctaatttttgtatttttagcagagatggggttcgctatgatggccaggctggtctctaactcctaacctcaggtgatccactcacctcaaccttccaaagtgctgtgatttcaGGCAAGAGCcacgtgcccagcctaaaaagaGCCCTTACCCTTTAGAAAGGCATACTTAAAAATGGATGAAATAGATGTCtatgatttgctttaaaataatctgtAGAAAGGGGTGAGTGAGAGcataaatgaaataagataagCCATCAGTTGATAATCTTTGAAACTAGGTGATGGCTATATGGGATTTAATacacttttctctctcctttctcatgTATTTGCAATTTTCCCTATAAAAAGTTTttggtctgggcacagtggctcatgcctgtaatctcaacctgtgggaggctaaggtgggaggatcacttgagaccaggagtttgagaccagcctgggcaacatggtgaaatcccatctctaccaaaaaaaaaaaaaaaaattagctgagtgtggtggcaccaccctgtagtccctgctactcgggaagctgaggtgagggg comes from Symphalangus syndactylus isolate Jambi chromosome 11, NHGRI_mSymSyn1-v2.1_pri, whole genome shotgun sequence and encodes:
- the DPEP2NB gene encoding DPEP2 neighbor protein, whose amino-acid sequence is MSDRILYILSNMSSVPWEGSAAAAVTATSPPTPGHYHVLYRGCGETQVGWHGETYCLVGGYRAHGDAPLATPTKAEAEKPAPSRAPKRRQATTESDKDLGCSSPKIQCLEHSGRRLTPQKLAG